One genomic region from Bacillus aquiflavi encodes:
- a CDS encoding DUF4097 family beta strand repeat-containing protein — protein MNIPPKLLKQVQINTKNGNIDVKNLNEINRLFLSSNVGNINVDSFMGEFVNIDAKNGAINLGTVDGEVKIKNRTGNLNSLTFVDIKGKNSIKLSNGNVKITLPNELKFNDIGYHISTNNGKIILKNELLNKQITKRGVGQRIINRSKGNKELNLSVSVGSIDIN, from the coding sequence GTGAATATTCCACCAAAATTATTAAAACAAGTCCAAATCAATACTAAAAATGGAAATATTGACGTGAAAAATTTAAATGAAATAAATCGATTATTTCTAAGTTCAAATGTCGGTAATATTAATGTAGATTCTTTTATGGGGGAATTTGTAAATATAGATGCAAAAAATGGTGCTATAAACTTAGGAACTGTTGATGGAGAAGTCAAAATAAAGAATCGAACTGGTAACTTAAATAGCTTAACTTTTGTTGACATTAAGGGTAAGAATAGTATTAAATTATCAAACGGCAATGTAAAGATAACACTGCCAAATGAATTAAAATTTAATGATATAGGATATCATATTTCAACGAATAATGGTAAGATCATTTTAAAAAATGAATTATTAAACAAACAAATAACAAAACGAGGTGTAGGACAGAGGATCATCAATCGTTCTAAAGGAAATAAGGAATTAAATCTATCTGTTTCAGTAGGAAGTATAGATATTAATTAG
- a CDS encoding 4'-phosphopantetheinyl transferase family protein, whose translation MKILINIFFFFNKMINFIDGNKKNRIIKMVHEDDKNRLLLAEALLRLIVCRKLDLRNDQIRLKQTKFGKPYLDLDSELHFNISHSGDWVVCAIDRQSVGVDVQEIIDIEYKEIAQNYFTEEEYLFIMNESLTNQLKKFYWIWTLKESYIKADGKGLSIPLKSFSFHISNPNDIKMLTSNRLKECYFKLFNIAPNYVMSACNLNNHFPNQITYLNQHDLINDFMKLCSQK comes from the coding sequence TTGAAAATATTAATAAATATTTTTTTTTTTTTTAATAAAATGATTAATTTTATAGATGGTAATAAAAAGAATAGAATTATTAAAATGGTTCATGAAGATGATAAAAATCGGTTATTGTTAGCTGAAGCACTGCTCAGGTTAATTGTTTGTCGGAAGTTGGATTTAAGAAATGATCAAATTCGTCTAAAACAAACTAAATTTGGTAAGCCTTATTTAGATTTGGACTCCGAACTTCATTTTAATATTTCTCATTCTGGTGACTGGGTTGTGTGCGCCATTGATCGTCAAAGTGTAGGGGTAGATGTTCAAGAAATAATCGACATCGAGTACAAAGAGATCGCCCAAAACTACTTTACAGAGGAAGAGTATCTTTTTATTATGAATGAAAGTTTAACGAATCAGTTAAAGAAGTTTTACTGGATTTGGACGTTAAAGGAAAGTTATATTAAAGCTGATGGAAAGGGGTTATCAATTCCGCTAAAATCATTTTCCTTTCATATATCTAACCCTAATGATATAAAGATGCTCACTTCAAATAGATTAAAAGAGTGCTATTTTAAATTATTTAATATTGCTCCAAATTACGTCATGTCAGCATGTAATCTAAATAACCATTTTCCAAATCAGATTACTTATTTAAATCAACATGATTTAATCAATGATTTTATGAAATTATGTAGTCAAAAATAA
- a CDS encoding serine hydrolase domain-containing protein → MYMKTKFYQIISLTIIFIFIMSFMGTSVYAKDTDNEVEKLEKIIDQFMKNGLKKNHVAGATLVVVKDGHVLLKKGYGYSDVEKKVPVDPDETLFRIGSITKLFTATAAMQFAEKGEIDLHTDINQYLKEIKIENDDETPLTMASLLTNTGGFADSNDGVYSEKLLDELVPLSNTIKNKMPSLIRAPDELIQYSNHGFSLIGYIVEQVSGIPFNQYIEENIFKPLQMNNSYYFLSPQNLYKASKGYAYENKSFTEKPIGSIIVHPAGSIVATAEDMSKFLIAHLQNGKYEENTILKEDTAIEMHTRQFSQHDLMPGYGYGFYENYKNHKIMLHDGDTDSFTSQLSILPEENLGFFISYNTLDDGKLRDEFEEELYKFFGIELEEKTIVTEAFDGNTRQLEIFEGDYVFVNRLLEGPLKARGLFLKVKVRVGENGKLNLKVFDPSLGGSYKQIDENLFVNEKNHRRLLLKEGEDGSKYLFINTKVPMQSFEKLTDQEVFMESYLRPFVFIVALLGCLVSFFRLFRRRRKKKKKKKKKQSENSVVKRARKISSRICFLILFLGIGMILVIFTQSDGLRQGVLIGVNLMSIITAIQILLSIFLFVSVWKQKFLSIWSKGFYTLVTMAGIGALVYVYFLDLFFFI, encoded by the coding sequence ATGTACATGAAAACAAAATTTTATCAAATAATTAGCTTGACTATTATCTTTATATTTATCATGTCTTTTATGGGCACATCTGTTTATGCTAAAGACACTGATAACGAAGTAGAAAAGCTTGAAAAAATAATCGATCAGTTTATGAAAAATGGATTGAAAAAAAATCATGTTGCTGGTGCAACTTTGGTCGTTGTAAAAGATGGCCATGTGTTATTAAAAAAGGGGTACGGCTATTCTGATGTAGAGAAAAAGGTTCCAGTAGACCCGGATGAAACGCTTTTTAGAATAGGGTCTATTACAAAACTTTTTACAGCTACCGCAGCTATGCAATTTGCAGAAAAAGGGGAAATCGATTTACATACGGATATTAATCAGTATTTAAAAGAGATTAAAATTGAAAATGATGATGAGACGCCTTTAACAATGGCATCATTATTAACAAATACAGGTGGGTTTGCAGATAGTAATGATGGTGTCTATAGTGAGAAATTATTAGATGAGCTTGTACCTTTAAGTAACACAATTAAAAATAAAATGCCTTCTCTTATTAGAGCACCCGATGAATTAATCCAGTACAGTAACCACGGATTCTCCCTTATAGGATACATTGTTGAGCAAGTGAGCGGAATACCGTTTAATCAATACATTGAAGAAAATATTTTTAAACCTCTTCAAATGAATAACAGTTATTATTTTTTGTCACCACAAAATTTATACAAAGCATCTAAAGGTTATGCATATGAGAATAAAAGCTTTACTGAAAAACCAATTGGAAGTATTATTGTGCATCCGGCAGGTTCAATCGTTGCGACAGCAGAAGATATGTCAAAGTTTTTAATTGCACATTTACAGAACGGAAAATACGAAGAAAACACAATTTTGAAGGAAGACACAGCCATCGAGATGCATACACGTCAGTTTTCACAACATGATTTAATGCCTGGATACGGATATGGGTTTTATGAAAACTATAAAAATCATAAAATCATGCTCCACGACGGAGATACTGATTCTTTTACTAGTCAGCTGTCAATATTACCAGAAGAAAACTTAGGATTTTTTATCTCTTATAACACATTAGATGATGGAAAGTTAAGAGATGAGTTTGAAGAAGAATTATATAAGTTTTTTGGAATTGAGTTAGAAGAAAAAACAATTGTGACGGAAGCATTCGATGGTAACACGAGACAATTGGAAATATTTGAAGGGGACTATGTTTTTGTTAATAGATTATTAGAAGGTCCTTTAAAAGCAAGAGGCTTATTTTTAAAAGTGAAAGTAAGGGTTGGAGAAAATGGAAAACTGAATCTTAAAGTGTTTGATCCAAGTCTGGGCGGATCGTATAAACAAATTGATGAAAATCTGTTTGTAAATGAAAAAAATCATAGACGTCTTTTACTAAAAGAAGGTGAGGATGGGTCTAAATATTTATTCATTAACACGAAGGTCCCGATGCAGTCGTTTGAAAAATTAACTGATCAAGAAGTCTTTATGGAAAGTTATCTAAGACCTTTCGTTTTTATTGTTGCGTTATTAGGCTGTCTCGTTAGCTTTTTTAGATTGTTTAGAAGGAGAAGGAAAAAGAAAAAGAAGAAGAAAAAGAAACAAAGCGAAAATAGTGTAGTGAAACGTGCGAGAAAAATCTCTAGCCGCATATGCTTTTTAATTTTATTTTTAGGAATTGGAATGATATTAGTCATCTTTACTCAAAGTGACGGCCTTCGACAAGGTGTTCTCATTGGAGTTAATTTAATGAGCATTATAACTGCTATACAGATACTTTTATCTATCTTTTTATTTGTATCAGTTTGGAAACAAAAATTCCTTTCTATATGGAGTAAAGGCTTTTATACACTCGTTACTATGGCAGGAATAGGCGCATTAGTATACGTATATTTTCTAGATTTGTTTTTCTTCATTTAA